A stretch of the Chlamydia pecorum E58 genome encodes the following:
- a CDS encoding cytochrome ubiquinol oxidase subunit I, protein MDAVILSRVQFALFIAFHYLFVPLSIGLSMMLIVMEALYLITKKTLYQQLVWFWIKIFSLTFVVGVVTGIMQIFSFGSNWSVFSEYTGNIFGTLLGSEGVFAFFLESGFLGVLLFGRHKVSNKVHFFSVCMVALGAHLSAFWIICANSWMQTPSGYEMVMHHGKLVPAITSFWKDVFSPSTLDRFTHAVLGTWLSGIFLVISVSAYYFRKQKHLEFARKGLRIGLISAAIVLPLQLLSADSSARGVAKNQPAKLAAFEGIFKTEPYSPLWVIGYVDMKKERVIGVQIPGGLSFLVHRNIKTPVIGLDQFPKEEWPNVQVVFQLYHFMVMSWGAMVVLTFIGWQAYKEKRWALSPFCLFLLTFSVLIPQACNELGWGAAEMGRQPWVVQGLLKTKDAVSPNVQAKHILQSLIMFSIVFVCLLSLFLYLLCKKVKEGPDEKDLLDIQLP, encoded by the coding sequence ATGGATGCTGTGATTTTATCAAGAGTGCAGTTTGCGCTTTTTATTGCTTTTCACTATCTCTTTGTCCCTTTGAGTATAGGCTTGAGCATGATGCTTATTGTTATGGAAGCTTTATATCTTATTACAAAAAAGACTCTCTATCAGCAATTAGTTTGGTTTTGGATTAAGATCTTCTCTCTTACATTTGTTGTCGGTGTCGTGACAGGAATCATGCAGATTTTTTCTTTTGGTTCGAATTGGTCTGTATTTTCAGAATATACAGGAAATATTTTTGGAACCTTATTAGGAAGTGAGGGGGTATTTGCGTTTTTCTTAGAGTCAGGATTTTTAGGGGTATTACTATTTGGAAGGCACAAAGTTTCAAACAAGGTGCACTTTTTCTCCGTATGCATGGTGGCTTTAGGTGCCCATTTGAGCGCATTTTGGATTATCTGCGCAAACTCATGGATGCAAACCCCCTCAGGGTATGAAATGGTTATGCATCATGGAAAGCTTGTCCCTGCGATTACCTCCTTTTGGAAAGATGTATTTTCTCCTTCAACTTTAGATCGGTTCACCCACGCAGTTTTAGGAACTTGGTTGTCGGGGATTTTCCTCGTGATTAGCGTGTCGGCATATTACTTCCGCAAGCAGAAACATTTAGAGTTTGCAAGAAAAGGGCTAAGGATAGGTCTTATCTCTGCAGCCATCGTTTTGCCTCTACAGTTACTATCAGCAGATAGTTCTGCACGAGGAGTTGCGAAAAACCAGCCTGCAAAACTTGCAGCTTTTGAGGGGATATTTAAGACTGAGCCCTATAGTCCTCTATGGGTGATTGGCTATGTAGATATGAAGAAGGAACGCGTGATAGGAGTACAAATCCCTGGAGGCTTATCTTTCCTTGTCCATCGCAATATCAAAACTCCTGTAATAGGCCTAGATCAATTTCCTAAAGAAGAATGGCCTAACGTTCAGGTAGTATTTCAGTTGTATCACTTTATGGTGATGTCTTGGGGAGCTATGGTTGTACTCACCTTTATTGGATGGCAGGCATATAAAGAAAAACGTTGGGCTCTTTCTCCCTTTTGCTTATTTTTATTAACCTTTTCTGTTCTTATTCCTCAAGCATGTAACGAGTTAGGGTGGGGAGCTGCAGAAATGGGAAGGCAGCCTTGGGTTGTTCAGGGATTACTGAAAACTAAGGATGCAGTCTCTCCAAATGTTCAAGCTAAGCACATCCTGCAATCTTTAATTATGTTTAGTATTGTTTTCGTTTGTCTTTTGTCGCTATTTCTTTATCTTTTGTGTAAAAAGGTAAAAGAAGGTCCCGATGAGAAAGATCTTTTAGACATCCAATTGCCTTAA
- the pyk gene encoding pyruvate kinase yields MVTRTKIICTIGPATSSPEMLEKLIDAGMNVARLNFSHGTHESHGETIRTLKELRKKKEVPLAIMLDTKGPEIRLGRIPTPIRVSRGQRIRLIDKDIEGSLEQGITLVPNTIFPFIREGAQVLIDDGYVHAKVVSSQANSLELEILSDGELKSHKSLSIRDIEVSLPFMTDKDLMDLKFGVEQGVDFIAASFVRCREDIESMRKSLEDFGGPKIPIIAKIENRLGVKNFSEIVECADGIMIARGDLGIELSVVEVPHLQKMMARISREAGRFCVTATQMLESMIRNVLPTRAEVSDIANAIYDGTSAVMLSGETASGEHPISAACMMRSVIQETEKNLEYASFLDLDESRSVVKVSPCLSSIGVSGIQIAEKAGAKAIIVYTESGSTPIFLSKYRPKFPIIAVTPELSLYYRLAVEWGVYPMLTRKETDRMVWRREACIYGIEQGILSNYDKVLVFSRGAFMKETNNLTLTVVNDILTSSAAN; encoded by the coding sequence ATGGTTACACGAACAAAGATTATTTGTACTATAGGGCCTGCAACAAGCTCTCCGGAAATGCTAGAAAAGCTTATAGATGCAGGTATGAACGTTGCTAGGTTAAATTTTAGCCATGGCACGCACGAATCTCATGGGGAAACCATACGAACCCTTAAGGAGCTTCGCAAAAAGAAGGAGGTTCCCTTAGCAATTATGCTGGATACTAAGGGACCGGAAATTCGCTTAGGGAGGATCCCTACGCCCATTCGGGTGTCTCGAGGGCAGAGAATCCGCCTTATAGATAAAGATATAGAGGGGTCTCTAGAACAGGGAATTACATTAGTTCCTAATACGATTTTTCCTTTCATTCGTGAAGGCGCTCAGGTGCTTATTGATGATGGGTATGTGCATGCAAAAGTAGTTTCTTCACAAGCAAATAGCTTAGAGTTAGAAATTCTTAGTGATGGAGAGTTAAAGTCTCATAAGTCGTTGAGTATTCGTGATATTGAAGTTTCTCTGCCATTTATGACGGATAAAGATCTTATGGATCTAAAGTTTGGCGTAGAGCAGGGAGTAGATTTCATTGCGGCATCTTTTGTACGTTGTCGTGAGGATATAGAATCTATGCGTAAGAGCCTGGAAGATTTTGGTGGTCCAAAGATTCCCATCATTGCAAAGATTGAGAATCGTTTAGGGGTGAAGAACTTTTCTGAGATTGTTGAATGTGCAGATGGGATTATGATTGCCAGGGGGGATTTAGGAATCGAGCTTTCTGTTGTTGAGGTTCCACATTTACAGAAGATGATGGCTAGAATTTCTCGAGAAGCCGGTCGTTTTTGTGTTACGGCAACGCAAATGTTAGAATCTATGATTCGTAATGTCTTACCTACACGCGCGGAAGTTTCTGACATAGCCAATGCGATTTATGATGGTACTTCTGCTGTGATGCTTTCTGGAGAAACAGCTTCAGGAGAGCATCCAATTTCTGCTGCATGCATGATGCGTTCAGTAATTCAAGAAACAGAGAAAAACCTTGAATATGCATCTTTTTTAGATTTGGATGAAAGCCGCTCTGTTGTTAAAGTTTCTCCTTGTTTGTCTTCCATTGGAGTTTCAGGAATCCAGATCGCAGAAAAGGCCGGAGCAAAGGCTATTATTGTTTATACGGAATCCGGAAGTACTCCAATTTTCTTATCAAAATATCGTCCAAAATTTCCCATTATTGCTGTCACTCCGGAGCTTTCTCTCTATTATCGCTTAGCTGTAGAGTGGGGAGTTTATCCTATGTTGACAAGGAAGGAAACCGACCGTATGGTATGGAGACGAGAGGCATGCATTTATGGTATAGAACAAGGGATCTTGTCGAACTATGATAAGGTTTTAGTGTTTAGCCGCGGAGCCTTCATGAAGGAAACGAATAACCTAACCTTAACCGTCGTGAATGATATTTTAACAAGTTCTGCAGCGAACTAG
- the cdaA gene encoding diadenylate cyclase CdaA has protein sequence MPLDFTLYIIPLVEILLIWIILDYLFKFFWGTRAMDVVFGLLVFMFFFALADKFNLPIIRRLMLHMANVFAIVAFIIFQPEIRLALSRIRFRGKKFAFINTHDQFVEHLTSSIYHLSERQIGALVVLERQDLFDEYLSFSSVKINADFSEELLETIFDPSSPLHDGAVILRGETIAYARVVLPLAHDTSQLSRSMGTRHRAALGASQRSDALVITVSEENGNVSLSRDGLLTRGVKMDRFQAVLRSILSPKEKKHKTLFSRIWKK, from the coding sequence ATGCCCCTGGACTTTACTCTTTACATAATCCCTCTTGTAGAAATCCTTTTGATTTGGATCATCCTTGATTATCTCTTTAAGTTTTTCTGGGGAACTCGAGCAATGGATGTAGTCTTTGGACTACTTGTATTTATGTTCTTTTTTGCTCTTGCAGATAAGTTCAACCTCCCCATTATCCGCCGCTTGATGTTACACATGGCCAACGTCTTTGCAATCGTTGCCTTTATTATTTTCCAACCAGAAATTCGCCTTGCTTTATCTCGAATACGCTTCCGGGGTAAAAAATTCGCCTTTATCAATACGCATGACCAATTCGTAGAGCATCTTACCTCAAGTATTTACCATCTATCAGAACGTCAGATTGGTGCATTAGTAGTTTTAGAACGGCAAGATCTTTTTGATGAGTACTTGAGTTTTTCTTCAGTAAAAATTAACGCAGACTTTTCCGAGGAGCTTTTAGAAACAATTTTTGATCCCTCTTCTCCCTTACATGATGGGGCAGTAATCCTTAGGGGTGAAACGATCGCCTATGCTCGGGTTGTGTTGCCTTTGGCTCATGACACCTCGCAGCTCTCGAGATCCATGGGAACTCGGCATCGCGCAGCTCTTGGTGCAAGTCAACGCAGCGATGCCTTAGTAATTACAGTATCTGAAGAAAATGGAAATGTTTCTTTATCTCGAGATGGCTTGCTAACTCGAGGGGTAAAGATGGATAGGTTCCAAGCTGTACTACGCAGCATACTCTCTCCTAAAGAAAAAAAACACAAAACTCTATTTTCTAGGATTTGGAAAAAGTAA
- the cydB gene encoding cytochrome d ubiquinol oxidase subunit II yields MAFSLTEALPVLWYIILCVAVVAYAWGDGFDLGIGVIYPLARNNTERRMLLNSIGPVWDGNEVWLIIIIGGLFAGFPPAYTLLLTTFYMPIWTLVLLYIFRGCSLEFRSKIEKKKWKVFWDIVFVSSSAAISFFLGTLAGNIVLGLPLSPETSLISSSWLLFFRPYAVLCGAVVTSAFAFHGACFAVMKSSGELCLRIQNRFSYVLSSFLVCYFLLIGATLGVIPKRFDAFPAYPLLILLIVFTSCFCFAAKNSVKRERYGLAFCYSSLNLLVLALSAVALTFPNILISTVDPQYSCTIFNAAVTAKTLKSLCTIVVVGLPLIIAYGIFVYRVFRGKTDFPSIY; encoded by the coding sequence ATGGCTTTCTCTTTAACTGAAGCGTTGCCTGTGCTCTGGTACATTATTTTATGTGTTGCTGTTGTTGCCTATGCTTGGGGCGATGGTTTTGATTTGGGGATAGGAGTGATTTATCCTCTGGCTCGTAATAATACAGAACGTCGAATGTTACTCAATTCTATAGGTCCTGTTTGGGATGGGAATGAAGTTTGGTTGATTATTATTATTGGGGGACTATTTGCAGGGTTCCCTCCCGCATATACTCTCCTGCTCACGACATTTTACATGCCGATATGGACATTAGTGCTTCTCTACATTTTTCGAGGATGTTCTTTAGAATTTCGCAGCAAAATAGAAAAGAAAAAATGGAAAGTTTTCTGGGATATCGTTTTTGTCTCATCCAGTGCTGCAATCAGCTTTTTTCTCGGCACTCTAGCTGGTAATATCGTTTTAGGACTACCTTTGTCTCCTGAAACATCTTTGATTTCTTCTTCATGGCTATTATTTTTTAGGCCTTATGCTGTACTCTGTGGCGCTGTTGTTACTAGTGCCTTTGCTTTCCATGGGGCATGTTTCGCTGTAATGAAAAGCTCTGGAGAGCTGTGCCTCCGTATCCAAAATCGTTTTTCATATGTGTTATCTTCTTTTCTAGTGTGTTATTTTTTATTAATAGGTGCTACCCTTGGGGTTATCCCTAAGCGTTTTGATGCATTTCCAGCTTACCCCCTATTGATTCTGCTCATTGTTTTCACTTCTTGCTTTTGTTTTGCAGCTAAAAACAGTGTAAAGCGTGAACGTTACGGCTTAGCATTTTGCTATTCTAGTTTAAATTTGCTTGTGCTTGCATTGTCTGCAGTAGCACTGACCTTCCCAAATATTCTTATTTCCACCGTGGATCCGCAATATAGTTGTACTATCTTTAATGCTGCAGTCACAGCAAAAACATTGAAGAGCTTATGCACTATTGTTGTGGTAGGGCTACCTTTAATTATTGCCTATGGAATCTTTGTTTATCGTGTATTTAGAGGGAAAACGGATTTCCCTTCCATTTACTAA
- a CDS encoding SH3 domain-containing protein: MRKLSISMLLLALGSVSSPVSISAFAASSQPPSPVKGCVSFSSFTGEIKGDRVRMRLAPHIDSTIIKELSKGDLVAVVGENKEYYIITAPQGLKGYVFRTFVLDNVIEGEQVNVRLEPSTSSPVLIRLTRGTTVHATSEQSHGKWLEISIPDQCLFYVAKNFISQKGPIELYQRLEGQKKIALDMLNSAMDFATVELKKDLKDIDLESIYRKINQLQSDEFADIPGLSAMIRSALEKVQDAYLTKSIEKQDSGAPLTSENSTASTLLLPTESSSTTSLLSQHIRKQTLLNTKPLSQGRESFELSLFKLWANMHPQDVAHTLTLEDFYREESKHKQVFTGTLEVYPHIVKNHPGDYLLRDQEKVLTFLYATHLKLEDWVGKKVTVEAVSRPNNHFAFPAHFVLSIKEAL; this comes from the coding sequence ATGAGAAAACTCTCGATTTCTATGCTTCTTTTAGCTTTGGGAAGCGTAAGTAGCCCAGTAAGTATAAGTGCATTTGCGGCAAGCTCTCAGCCTCCCTCACCTGTAAAAGGCTGTGTTTCCTTCTCATCATTTACTGGGGAGATCAAAGGAGATCGTGTGCGTATGCGTCTAGCTCCTCACATTGATAGCACCATCATTAAGGAGCTTTCTAAAGGAGATCTTGTTGCTGTTGTTGGGGAAAATAAGGAGTACTACATAATAACAGCTCCTCAAGGGTTAAAAGGCTATGTCTTTCGTACCTTTGTTTTAGACAACGTAATTGAAGGAGAGCAAGTCAACGTACGTCTTGAGCCATCGACATCTTCTCCTGTCCTTATCCGTCTCACTCGAGGCACTACAGTACATGCAACATCTGAACAGTCTCATGGCAAGTGGTTAGAGATTTCTATACCTGATCAGTGCTTGTTTTACGTTGCCAAGAACTTTATTTCTCAAAAAGGACCTATAGAGTTGTACCAACGCCTTGAAGGGCAAAAGAAAATCGCGTTGGATATGTTGAATTCTGCAATGGATTTTGCCACTGTAGAATTGAAAAAGGACCTTAAAGACATTGATTTAGAATCTATTTATAGGAAGATCAATCAGTTGCAATCTGATGAATTTGCAGATATCCCCGGACTATCAGCAATGATTCGTTCTGCATTAGAAAAAGTCCAAGATGCCTATCTTACCAAATCTATAGAAAAACAAGACTCTGGGGCCCCCCTTACTTCTGAAAACTCTACGGCATCTACGCTGCTTCTGCCTACAGAAAGCTCATCAACAACTTCTTTGCTCTCTCAGCATATTCGCAAGCAAACCCTTCTTAACACGAAGCCTCTTTCTCAAGGAAGAGAAAGCTTTGAACTTTCATTATTCAAACTCTGGGCTAACATGCATCCTCAAGACGTTGCGCACACTCTCACTCTTGAAGACTTTTATCGGGAAGAGAGCAAGCATAAGCAAGTCTTTACTGGGACATTAGAGGTCTATCCCCATATTGTGAAAAACCACCCTGGAGATTACTTACTTCGAGATCAAGAAAAGGTGCTAACTTTTCTATATGCGACACATCTTAAACTTGAAGACTGGGTAGGGAAAAAGGTTACTGTAGAGGCTGTCTCACGTCCAAATAACCATTTTGCTTTTCCTGCGCACTTTGTATTGAGCATTAAAGAAGCTCTATAA
- a CDS encoding lipid A biosynthesis lauroyl acyltransferase (Acylates the intermediate (KDO)2-lipid IVA to form (KDO)2-(lauroyl)-lipid IVA) — translation MWHVFRKVTQYLLEAPVYYSALGLMALLKCLPNRLLFPLSRLAGSIAFYCIPDYRKTALTNLALAFPRKTFQERRSLAKQSLQHLMLTGLELLTMEKIVKKIEKIITIAQDPKNPPEGFLPEEVLSPEEIKETFQQLDQQQGVILFCGHQANWELPFLYITKDYPGLALAKSIKNQKLNKKIFSLREIYKGKIVGPKQGIHHAIKTLKQGHLVGIVGDQALLMSSYSYPLFGECAFTTTSPALLAYKTGAPVLAISVYRRSQDYLVIPSKKFYADKSLPMKEATSQLMDKLMGFLEKGIACKPEQWLWVHKRWKRKLSPQLKKKYRYSHILVIVSGTLLYKYHSFLSSLGQKFSGASLTLAVFTPNIHKICIDSSLSCYKILPLKSYHDLLEVPNSFVAVFDLKNCPKSMHKHFKKTGSLHTYTENSLKEQLPNQEDSLEVSLERFFKKSHAN, via the coding sequence ATGTGGCATGTATTTCGTAAAGTAACGCAATATCTTTTAGAAGCGCCTGTTTATTATTCAGCTTTAGGGCTCATGGCCTTACTTAAATGCTTGCCTAATAGGCTTCTTTTTCCCCTGTCGCGTCTTGCAGGGTCTATAGCTTTCTATTGTATTCCTGATTATAGGAAAACAGCCCTCACCAATTTAGCCTTAGCGTTTCCTAGAAAAACTTTTCAAGAACGACGTTCCCTAGCAAAGCAGTCTCTCCAGCACCTTATGCTAACAGGGCTGGAGTTGTTAACAATGGAAAAGATCGTAAAGAAAATCGAAAAGATCATTACTATAGCTCAGGATCCTAAAAATCCTCCTGAAGGCTTTTTGCCTGAGGAAGTTCTCTCTCCTGAAGAGATTAAAGAGACCTTCCAACAGCTCGATCAACAACAAGGGGTTATTTTATTTTGTGGACACCAAGCAAATTGGGAGCTGCCCTTTCTTTACATCACCAAGGACTATCCTGGCTTAGCCCTAGCAAAATCAATAAAAAATCAAAAACTTAATAAAAAGATCTTTTCTTTAAGAGAAATTTATAAAGGTAAAATTGTAGGCCCTAAGCAGGGTATCCACCATGCTATAAAAACCTTAAAGCAAGGCCATCTTGTAGGGATTGTCGGGGACCAAGCCTTGCTAATGTCTTCTTACTCCTATCCTTTATTTGGAGAGTGTGCCTTTACAACAACATCTCCAGCATTGTTAGCCTATAAAACCGGAGCTCCAGTTTTAGCTATTAGCGTCTACCGACGCTCCCAAGACTACCTTGTTATTCCAAGTAAAAAATTCTATGCTGACAAAAGCTTGCCTATGAAAGAAGCTACCTCGCAGCTCATGGATAAGCTCATGGGGTTTTTAGAAAAGGGTATTGCATGCAAGCCAGAGCAATGGCTTTGGGTACATAAACGCTGGAAACGCAAGCTCTCTCCTCAGCTTAAAAAGAAGTACCGCTATAGCCATATTTTGGTGATAGTTTCAGGAACCCTTCTTTACAAATACCATTCTTTCTTGAGCAGCTTGGGGCAAAAGTTCTCTGGGGCTTCTTTAACCTTAGCGGTATTCACTCCCAATATTCATAAAATCTGTATTGACAGTAGTTTATCTTGCTATAAGATCTTACCCTTAAAAAGCTACCATGACCTCTTAGAGGTGCCTAACAGCTTCGTGGCTGTTTTTGACCTTAAAAACTGTCCAAAATCTATGCACAAACACTTTAAAAAGACTGGATCTTTGCATACATATACGGAGAACTCCCTAAAAGAGCAGCTCCCCAATCAAGAAGACTCTTTAGAAGTTTCCCTAGAAAGGTTCTTTAAAAAAAGCCATGCGAACTAG